A genome region from Lucilia cuprina isolate Lc7/37 chromosome 3, ASM2204524v1, whole genome shotgun sequence includes the following:
- the LOC111677869 gene encoding beta-1,4-mannosyltransferase egh gives MNSSTKHLLHCTLLLVVIVAFEIFSGGIKIDENSFTVLDPWAAYGQLATILLYLLRFLTFLTLPQVLFNFCGLVFYNAFPEKVVLKGSPLLAPFMCIRVVTRGDFPELVKTNVLRNMNTCLDTGLENFLIEVVTDKAVNLSHHRRIREIVVPKEYKTRTGALFKSRALQYCLEDNVNVLNDNDWIVHLDEETLLTENSVRGIINFVLDGKHPFGQGLITYANENVVNWLTTLADSFRVSDDMGKLRLQFKLFHKPLFSWKGSYVVTQVGAERQVSFDNGIDGSVAEDCFFAMRAFSQGYTFNFIEGEMYEKSPFTLLDFLQQRKRWLQGILLVVHSKIIPLKYKLLLGISVYSWVTMPLSTSNIVFAGLYPIPCPNIVDFVCAFIAAVNIYMYVFGVIKSFSLYRFGLVKFLACVLGAVCTIPVNVVIENVAVIWGLVGKKHKFYVVQKDVRALETV, from the exons ATGAATTCAAGCACAAAACATTTACTTCATTGTACTCTATTGCTAGTGGTCATAGTAgcatttgaaattttctctgGTGGCATAAAAATCGATGAAAATTCCTTTACAGTTTTGGACCCTTGGGCGGCATATGGTCAATTAGCTACCATACTATTATATCTATTACGTTTCCTAACGTTCCTTACACTGCCGCAAGTATTATTCAATTTTTGCGGTTTAGTCTTTTACAATGCTTTTCCCGAAAAAGTTGTTCTCAAAGGTAGTCCCCTGCTAGCGCCGTTTATGTGCATACGTGTTGTGACGCGAGGAGATTTTCCCGAGTTGGTCAAGACCAATGTACTGAGAAATATGAATACTTGTCTTGATACTGGTTTGGAGAATTTCCTTATAGAAGTTGTTACGGATAAGGCGGTGAATTTATCACATCATCGTCGTATACGTGAAATTGTAGTGCCTAAAGAGTATAAAACCCGAACAGGAGCGTTATTTAAATCACGCGCTTTACAATATTGTCTGGAAGATAATGTAAATGTCTTAAATGACAATGATTGGATTGTACATTTAGATGAGGAAACTTTACTAACAGAGAATTCAGTACGTGGTATTATTAATTTTGTCTTAGATGGTAAACATCCATTTGGTCAGGGTTTAATAACATATGCCAATGAGAATGTAGTTAATTGGCTGACGACATTGGCCGACAGTTTCCGTGTATCGGATGATATGGGTAAATTACGTTTACAGTTTAAATTGTTTCACAAACCCTTGTTCAGCTGGAAAGGAAGTTATGTTGTAACTCAG gTTGGTGCTGAACGTCAAGTATCTTTCGATAATGGCATTGATGGTTCCGTGGCCGAAGATTGCTTCTTTGCGATGCGTGCTTTTTCCCAGGGCTACACTTTCAATTTCATCGAAGGTGAAATGTATGAAAAATCACCATTTACCCTGTTGGATTTCTTGCAACAACGTAAACGTTGGCTTCAGGGCATTCTCCTTGTGGTACACTCGAAAATTATACCCCTCAAATACAAACTATTGCTGGGTATCAGTGTTTACTCTTGGGTAACCATGCCACTGTCAACCTCAAATATTGTATTTGCTGGACTGTATCCTATACCCTGTCCCAATATTGTGGATTTTGTGTGTGCTTTCATAGCGGCTGTTAATATCTACATGTACGTGTTTGGTGTCATCAAATCATTTTCACTTTACCGTTTTggtttagtgaaatttttagcCTGCGTTTTGGGTGCCGTCTGTACAATACCCGTTAATGTGGTAATTGAGAATGTTGCCGTTATATGGGGTCTAGTgggtaaaaaacataaattctatGTTGTGCAAAAAGATGTACGAGCATTGGAAACTGTGTAG